A window of Phycobacter azelaicus contains these coding sequences:
- the metG gene encoding methionine--tRNA ligase, protein MERILITSAIPYINGIKHLGNLVGSQLPADLYARYQRGRGNEVMFLCATDEHGTPAELAAAKAGKPVAEYCAEMHEVQAEIAKGFCLSFDHFGRSSSPQNHALTQHFAGKLAEAGLIREVVEKQVYSNADGRFLPDRYIEGTCPNCGFEKARGDQCEECTKQLDPTDLINPRSAISGSTDLEVRETKHLYLCQSAMKDQLDAWIDSKTDWPVLTTSIAKKWLHDGDGLQDRGITRDLDWGIPVKKGAEDWPGMEGKVFYVWFDAPIEYIACAKEWADAHGKTDADWERWWRTDKGAQDVKYVQFMGKDNVPFHTLSFPATILGSGEPWKLVDHLKSFNYLNYDGGQFSTSQGRGVFMDQALEILPADYWRWWLLSHAPESSDSEFTWENFQQSVNKDLADVLGNFVSRITKFCRSKFGEEVPTGGAYGEQETALIGELTTRLSAYEQHMENMEVRKSAQELRAIWVAGNEYLQSAAPWSVFKEDPERAAAQVRLGLNLIRFYAVLSAPFIPEASAKLMEALNTSDMDWPSDVAAALSALPAGHGFTVPEVLFAKITDEQREDWQTRFSGTRD, encoded by the coding sequence ATGGAACGCATTCTGATTACCTCGGCGATCCCTTACATCAACGGGATCAAACATCTGGGCAACCTCGTGGGCAGCCAGCTGCCTGCCGACCTTTACGCGCGCTATCAGCGCGGGCGCGGCAACGAGGTAATGTTCCTCTGTGCCACCGATGAACACGGCACCCCGGCTGAGCTGGCCGCCGCCAAAGCAGGCAAGCCGGTCGCGGAGTACTGCGCCGAGATGCACGAGGTGCAGGCCGAGATCGCCAAGGGCTTCTGCCTCAGCTTTGATCATTTCGGACGCTCCTCCAGCCCGCAGAACCACGCGCTGACCCAGCATTTCGCGGGCAAGCTGGCCGAGGCCGGTCTGATCCGCGAAGTGGTGGAAAAGCAGGTCTATTCCAACGCCGATGGCCGCTTCCTGCCCGACCGCTATATCGAGGGCACCTGCCCCAACTGCGGGTTCGAGAAGGCGCGCGGCGACCAGTGCGAGGAATGCACCAAGCAGCTGGATCCCACCGATCTGATCAACCCGCGCTCGGCGATTTCCGGCTCCACCGATCTGGAAGTGCGCGAGACCAAGCACCTGTACCTGTGCCAATCCGCCATGAAAGATCAGCTGGACGCGTGGATCGACAGCAAGACCGACTGGCCCGTTCTGACGACCTCAATCGCCAAGAAATGGCTGCACGATGGCGACGGCTTGCAGGATCGCGGCATCACCCGCGATCTGGACTGGGGCATTCCGGTCAAGAAGGGCGCGGAAGACTGGCCCGGTATGGAAGGCAAGGTCTTCTACGTCTGGTTCGACGCGCCCATCGAATATATCGCTTGCGCCAAGGAATGGGCCGATGCCCATGGCAAGACGGACGCCGACTGGGAACGTTGGTGGCGCACCGACAAGGGCGCGCAGGATGTGAAATACGTCCAGTTCATGGGCAAGGATAACGTGCCTTTCCACACCCTGTCCTTCCCGGCAACCATCCTTGGATCAGGCGAGCCGTGGAAGCTGGTCGATCACCTCAAGTCCTTCAACTACCTCAACTATGATGGCGGCCAGTTCTCCACCAGCCAGGGGCGCGGCGTCTTCATGGATCAGGCGCTTGAGATCCTGCCCGCCGATTACTGGCGCTGGTGGCTGCTGAGCCATGCGCCCGAAAGCAGCGATTCCGAATTCACCTGGGAGAACTTCCAGCAATCGGTGAACAAGGATCTGGCAGATGTTCTGGGCAACTTCGTCTCCCGCATCACCAAGTTCTGCCGCTCCAAGTTCGGGGAAGAGGTGCCCACGGGCGGTGCATACGGCGAACAGGAAACCGCCCTGATCGGGGAACTCACCACCCGCCTGAGCGCCTATGAGCAGCACATGGAAAACATGGAGGTGCGCAAATCGGCGCAGGAGCTGCGCGCGATCTGGGTAGCGGGCAACGAATACCTGCAATCGGCAGCACCCTGGTCGGTCTTCAAGGAAGACCCCGAGCGCGCCGCCGCGCAGGTGCGCCTGGGTCTGAACCTGATCCGCTTCTACGCCGTCCTCAGCGCGCCCTTCATTCCAGAGGCCAGCGCCAAGCTGATGGAAGCACTGAACACATCGGATATGGATTGGCCAAGCGATGTAGCCGCAGCCCTCTCCGCCCTGCCCGCCGGACACGGCTTCACCGTGCCGGAGGTGCTCTTTGCCAAGATCACTGACGAGCAGCGCGAAGACTGGCAAACCAGGTTCTCCGGCACGCGCGACTAG